One segment of Thermoplasmata archaeon DNA contains the following:
- a CDS encoding Ldh family oxidoreductase — protein sequence MADKILIQEKPLRSFCEQVLMKLGVPADDAGVTTDVLVLADLRGIESHGVARLQRYVSGLQEGYMKPTDHSTIVRETKATALLDGAQSLGQVVGKKGMELAIRKAKETAVGVVTVRNSNHYGIAGYYSLMALEHDLIGMSMTNAAPLVVPTFGRSAVLGTNPISITAPTSHETPFVFDMATATVPRGKVEVYNRAGKPMPHGWAVDETGKSTSDAARVLNALSKRLGGGLLPLGGEGEELGGHKGYGLALLVDVLSGVLPGAATGLQVYADEKRPDVGHFFLAIDPGAFRPLEEFKRDMDRLARELKDSPKAEGQTRIYVAGEKSFARMEKYRKEGIPLSPKVAENLKQIGSDLRVPWTGP from the coding sequence ATGGCGGACAAGATTCTCATCCAGGAGAAGCCTCTCAGGAGCTTCTGCGAACAAGTCCTCATGAAGCTCGGGGTGCCGGCGGACGACGCGGGCGTGACGACGGACGTCCTCGTCCTTGCGGACCTTCGCGGCATCGAGAGCCACGGCGTCGCGCGGCTCCAGCGGTACGTGAGCGGGCTCCAGGAAGGCTACATGAAGCCCACGGACCACAGCACGATCGTCCGGGAGACGAAGGCCACCGCGCTGCTCGACGGGGCGCAGAGCCTCGGGCAGGTCGTCGGCAAGAAGGGCATGGAGCTCGCGATCCGGAAGGCCAAAGAGACCGCGGTCGGCGTCGTGACCGTGAGGAACTCGAATCACTACGGCATCGCCGGGTACTATTCCTTGATGGCGCTCGAGCACGATCTGATCGGAATGAGCATGACGAACGCCGCGCCGCTCGTCGTGCCCACGTTCGGCCGATCGGCCGTCCTCGGGACGAACCCGATCAGCATCACCGCGCCGACGTCGCACGAGACGCCCTTCGTCTTCGACATGGCCACGGCGACGGTCCCGCGGGGCAAGGTCGAGGTCTACAACCGGGCGGGCAAGCCTATGCCGCACGGCTGGGCGGTGGACGAAACCGGGAAGAGCACCTCGGACGCGGCCCGCGTCCTGAACGCCTTGTCCAAGCGTCTCGGCGGCGGCCTCCTGCCCCTCGGAGGCGAGGGCGAGGAACTCGGAGGCCACAAGGGCTACGGGCTCGCCCTCTTGGTCGACGTCCTCTCGGGAGTCCTCCCCGGCGCGGCCACGGGGCTCCAGGTCTACGCGGACGAAAAGCGTCCGGACGTGGGTCACTTCTTCCTGGCGATCGATCCGGGAGCGTTTCGGCCGCTGGAGGAGTTCAAGCGGGACATGGACCGCCTCGCCCGCGAGCTCAAGGACAGCCCGAAGGCGGAGGGCCAGACGCGCATCTACGTCGCGGGCGAGAAGAGCTTCGCGCGCATGGAGAAATACCGGAAGGAAGGCATCCCGCTCTCTCCGAAGGTCGCCGAGAACCTGAAGCAAATCGGTTCCGATCTGCGCGTACCTTGGACCGGTCCGTAG